Genomic window (Candidatus Krumholzibacteriia bacterium):
ACTCGTTGCTCGCGAGCTTGACGATGTGGTCGAGGCCGAGCTCGCGCTGGACCTCCTCGATGGGCTTCCCGGGTTCGTAGGGACGCAGCGCGCGCACCGCGGGACGGATGCGCTCGACGAATCGGGTGGGCTTCCTGCTCTCGGCACTGCTCATGGTCCGGCCTCCGACGCGGCATCCCGCGCGCCCGGGGCGCAGGAGCTGCCGCACCGGGCGTCGACGGACCCTCGCAGGCTAGACACCGGCACCGGGATCGTCAATCTCGGCCGTGGGCCGCGCGGATCGACCGCAGAGCGGCGTCTTCCTCCGGAGTGACCGAACGCAACGCGCCGGGAGGGAGGTCGCCGAGCTCGACGGGACCGAAGGCCACGCGGTGCAGCGTGTCGACCCGCGTGCCCGCCGCCTCCACCATCCTGCGGATCTGCCGATTGCGGCCCTCGCGCAGCTCCAGGCGGAGGCGACGGGGATCCCCAGGATCGGCCCCGACGCGGATGGGTGCGAGGGGACGGCCGTCGAGCCGCGTGCCGCCGTGGCGCCAGCGGTCGATGGTCGTCGGGTCCACCGGCTGGACGGTGCGGACGCGGTAGACCTTCCACACCGGGCGTGAGGGGTGCAGCAGCGCCTGGGACAGGTCGCCGGCGTCGGTCAGGAGCAGCACCCCCGACGACTCCCGGTCCAGCCGCCCCACGTGGAACAGGCCCGAGGTGGCGAGCGAGGGTTCGAGCACGTCGAGCAGACACGGGGCGTCGCCCTGGCGCCGCAGGCTCGACACCACCCCCACCGGCTTGTGCAGCACCAGGACCCGCGTCGACGTGGCGGGCCGGACGGAGCGGCCGTCGACCCGGACCTCGTCGTGGTCGGGGTCGACCCGCCGTCCCAGATCGCCGACGCGTTCGCCGTTGACCGTCACACGCCCGTCGCGGACGAGCGCCTCGACCCCTCGTCGCGACCCCACACCCGCTCGGGCCAGGAATCGATTGATCCGCATGGGGCCCACGGGAGGATCCCCGGCTCAGGAGGATTCCTGCGCGCGGCGGACGTCCTCTTCGGACTCGCCCACGGTCTCGTCCGCCTCGGCTTCTTCGTCGGCTTCGCCGTCGTCGGCATCGGCCCGCTCGAAGTCCTCGTCGCCGAGTTCCTCACCACGAGCGGTGGCCAACTGCTTCAACTCTTCCTTCTCGGCGAGGAGATCCTCGAGTTCGGAGAGCTGCGGCAGCTCGCCCACCGTGCGCAGCCCGATGTGGTCCAGGAACCCCTTCGTGGTGCCGTAGAGCAGCGGGTGACCGAGGGTCTCGGCGCGGCCCACGATCTGCACGAGGTCACGCTCGAGCAGGGTTCCGATCACGCCCGAGGCGGCGACACCGCGGATCTCCTCGATCTCCAGGCGCGTGACCGGTTGCTTGTAGGCGATGATCGCCAGCACCTCGAGCGCGGGACGGCTCAGGCGCTGCTTGCGCCGTCCCTTGAACAACCGCTTCACGAGGGTTGCGTGCTCCGGTCGCGTGCTGATCGAGAACCCACCGCCGAACTCGACGATCGTGAAGGCGTGCTGATCGCGTTCGTACTCTTCGCGGAGCTCGTCGATCGCCTCACGTACGGACTTGCGATCGACGTCGGGGAAGAATCCTGCCAGGCGATCCAGCGTCAGCGGCTGGTCCGAGGCGAAGAGCAGGGCTTCCAGATCACGTCGCATGGGGATCGTCCTCGTCGTCGTCCGCGTCCGCGGTCGGGGATTCCGTCTCTTCGTGGTCCGCCGCGGCTTCCGCCTCGACGCCGTCGTCCGGGGGAGCGGCCTCCACGGTGCCGGCCTCCGCCTCCATCACCGCGGGCTGCGAGTCGGTGTCTTCGGTCGCGGACGAGACCCCCGCCACGTCCTCGGTCTCTTCCGTGACCCCGTCGCCGGCCTCGAGCCAGATGTCACCGTAGGTCTCGCCCTGGTAGGCACGCACCCGCCGCGTCTTCAAGAGATCGAGCAGGGCGATGAAGGTCACGACCACCTCCATCTTCACCTGCATGTTCCCGAAGAGATCACCGAAGAGCACGCGTTCCTCGCGCTCGACCCGTCCGACGATGTGGTGCTCCTGACCCTCGACCGTGTAGACGTCGGTGTAGACGTGATGCACGTTCTCGCCGCGCATCTCCTCGAGAACGTTTCCCACGGCACGCAGGAGATCGTAGAGCGACAGCGAGAGTTCCGGCGCCTCCTCCTCGGCCTGGTCGAGGAAGGGGTAGTCCTGACCTCGTCGGAAGAACTCCGCGCGCTCGGTGGACTTCGAGGACAGGGCCCGCGCGGCTTCCTTGTACTTCTTGTACTCGAGCAACCGGCGCACGAGCTCGTCGCGTGGATCGCCCTCGTCGTCGTCGTCGTCGCCGGGCCGCTGCACGGGCAGCAGCATGCGGGCCTTGATCCGCATGAGCGTGCTGGCCATGACGAGGAACTCGCCCGCGTTGTCCAGCTCGAACACCTCGAGCTGTTCGATCGATTGCAGGTACTGCTGCGTGATGT
Coding sequences:
- a CDS encoding pseudouridine synthase — translated: MRINRFLARAGVGSRRGVEALVRDGRVTVNGERVGDLGRRVDPDHDEVRVDGRSVRPATSTRVLVLHKPVGVVSSLRRQGDAPCLLDVLEPSLATSGLFHVGRLDRESSGVLLLTDAGDLSQALLHPSRPVWKVYRVRTVQPVDPTTIDRWRHGGTRLDGRPLAPIRVGADPGDPRRLRLELREGRNRQIRRMVEAAGTRVDTLHRVAFGPVELGDLPPGALRSVTPEEDAALRSIRAAHGRD
- the scpB gene encoding SMC-Scp complex subunit ScpB, producing the protein MRRDLEALLFASDQPLTLDRLAGFFPDVDRKSVREAIDELREEYERDQHAFTIVEFGGGFSISTRPEHATLVKRLFKGRRKQRLSRPALEVLAIIAYKQPVTRLEIEEIRGVAASGVIGTLLERDLVQIVGRAETLGHPLLYGTTKGFLDHIGLRTVGELPQLSELEDLLAEKEELKQLATARGEELGDEDFERADADDGEADEEAEADETVGESEEDVRRAQESS
- a CDS encoding segregation/condensation protein A, which translates into the protein APPPGADPGKQRQGAILHETPSDPNPATPAGAGPDEANGNGVARTGYTVRLDQFEGPLDLLLYLIQRDEIDVYDIPIAHITQQYLQSIEQLEVFELDNAGEFLVMASTLMRIKARMLLPVQRPGDDDDDEGDPRDELVRRLLEYKKYKEAARALSSKSTERAEFFRRGQDYPFLDQAEEEAPELSLSLYDLLRAVGNVLEEMRGENVHHVYTDVYTVEGQEHHIVGRVEREERVLFGDLFGNMQVKMEVVVTFIALLDLLKTRRVRAYQGETYGDIWLEAGDGVTEETEDVAGVSSATEDTDSQPAVMEAEAGTVEAAPPDDGVEAEAAADHEETESPTADADDDEDDPHAT